One genomic window of Paenibacillus xylanilyticus includes the following:
- the ggt gene encoding gamma-glutamyltransferase: protein MLNQMPVSREVMVTSPHYLASAVGSSILQKGGNAYDAAVAVSAALGVVYPHMTGLGGDAFFLIHDGASGEITAYNGSGRSAAGIHADTFKAMGMNAIPQRGVLSAITVPGMVDAWWEVWSRYGRLPWEQLLEPAVQYAEKGCPVSRNLRLWLERDEDFIMGHSPLRAVFAPYGTLLQEGELLVQTELAASIRLIQAGGRDSFYTGELADRLTSAIREDGGMLAPQDFAAHKGEWVKPVSTEYRGYQVHQMPPNSQGFSILMMLNMLEHIDLSSVGRTSPEFYHLMAEVVKKAFRDRDRYLTDPDFREIPLNQLLSKTYGDELWNEIQSAPPVAQPFLSKTIGQDTAYAAVVDQEGNAVSFIQSLYFDFGAAYVPGDTGVIMQNRGSFFSLDSADANVLEPNKRSFHTLMPGLVTRNGKPYMLLGTQGGEGQPQTQLSVLTGVLDYGLTIQEAIGLPRWVYGRTWGEEGDTMRVENRYHDDVCETLARWGHNVEIRAPWDDVMGQSQGIVIREDGMISGAADPRGDGMAIGW, encoded by the coding sequence ATGTTAAATCAGATGCCCGTGTCCAGAGAGGTGATGGTCACCTCGCCACATTATTTGGCAAGCGCGGTTGGGAGCTCGATTCTCCAGAAGGGTGGTAACGCTTATGATGCTGCTGTTGCGGTGAGCGCAGCCCTTGGCGTAGTTTATCCGCACATGACTGGACTTGGAGGAGATGCCTTTTTCCTCATTCACGATGGAGCAAGCGGAGAGATTACCGCTTATAACGGAAGCGGCCGCTCGGCAGCAGGTATTCATGCCGATACGTTTAAAGCCATGGGCATGAATGCCATTCCCCAGCGCGGCGTGCTCAGCGCGATAACGGTTCCGGGAATGGTGGATGCATGGTGGGAAGTCTGGTCCCGCTACGGGCGATTACCATGGGAGCAGCTGCTTGAACCAGCCGTGCAGTACGCGGAGAAGGGGTGTCCGGTATCGCGCAATCTGCGCCTGTGGCTGGAACGGGATGAAGATTTCATTATGGGGCATTCGCCGCTGCGAGCGGTATTTGCCCCTTACGGCACATTGCTTCAGGAAGGTGAACTGCTCGTCCAGACCGAACTGGCTGCTTCCATTCGCCTGATTCAGGCGGGAGGACGGGATTCTTTTTATACAGGAGAGCTTGCAGATCGTCTGACTTCAGCGATTCGAGAAGATGGCGGCATGCTGGCACCTCAGGACTTTGCAGCACACAAGGGGGAATGGGTAAAGCCTGTCAGCACGGAATACCGGGGTTATCAGGTTCACCAAATGCCGCCCAACTCGCAGGGCTTCTCCATATTGATGATGTTAAATATGCTCGAACACATAGATCTCTCTTCCGTAGGTCGTACTTCGCCGGAGTTCTACCATCTAATGGCGGAGGTGGTGAAAAAGGCGTTTCGTGATCGTGACCGGTACCTTACCGATCCTGACTTTCGCGAGATCCCCTTGAATCAATTGTTATCGAAGACTTACGGGGATGAGTTATGGAATGAGATCCAGTCTGCACCACCAGTAGCACAGCCGTTCTTGTCCAAAACGATCGGGCAGGATACAGCCTACGCTGCGGTAGTCGATCAGGAAGGCAACGCCGTCTCGTTTATTCAAAGTCTGTACTTTGATTTTGGCGCAGCCTACGTTCCAGGAGATACTGGCGTAATTATGCAAAACAGAGGGTCCTTTTTCTCACTCGATTCAGCAGATGCGAATGTGCTTGAACCCAACAAACGCTCTTTTCATACGCTCATGCCTGGTCTAGTCACCCGTAATGGGAAGCCTTATATGCTTCTGGGTACACAAGGCGGAGAAGGGCAGCCTCAGACGCAGTTATCTGTACTTACGGGTGTTCTCGACTATGGTCTGACCATTCAAGAAGCAATCGGTCTGCCACGCTGGGTCTACGGACGGACTTGGGGTGAAGAAGGCGACACGATGCGGGTGGAGAATCGCTATCATGATGACGTATGCGAGACGCTGGCTCGCTGGGGACATAATGTGGAGATCAGAGCGCCATGGGATGACGTTATGGGTCAGTCGCAAGGGATTGTGATCCGTGAGGATGGCATGATTAGCGGAGCTGCCGATCCCAGAGGAGATGGCATGGCCATCGGATGGTAA
- a CDS encoding XdhC family protein, whose translation MHDLCAIAAGEVRCVLATAVKVEGHAYRKQGVSMLLTEDGRMYGSISPGCLESDLQARVKQVLDTGHMTFAEYDMRPEDDLSWGETIGCGGLVVVLLEPVCGELRSVLTEMHDCFKSGSAAEFTRYFQHDYSLIQYEWRRVDSIDRKPVPSKDVPRMSSDSYRTEFDKDVISTEAEYWNLPLRITTLYTPKPRLIIIGAGNDAIPVARLARVSGFHVIIADWREGLCTSERFPGADLVLGFPTEIVPVLNIRRGDYLLLMSHQFPRERELLELLSGSEYAYLGIMGSRTRTARLLNDLPPLTNLHSPVGLSIGAEGPEEIAISIAAELIACKRASETEDYSAQRGSTHAIDGHYARRR comes from the coding sequence ATGCATGATCTGTGTGCAATTGCAGCAGGTGAAGTACGCTGTGTACTTGCAACGGCGGTCAAGGTGGAAGGTCATGCTTACCGTAAGCAGGGAGTCTCTATGCTCTTGACCGAAGATGGCAGAATGTATGGCAGCATCAGCCCGGGATGTCTCGAAAGTGATCTGCAAGCGCGTGTAAAACAAGTGCTGGACACGGGACACATGACATTTGCCGAATACGACATGCGCCCTGAAGATGATCTCTCTTGGGGAGAAACGATTGGCTGCGGAGGCTTGGTTGTCGTCCTGCTGGAACCTGTCTGCGGCGAACTGAGAAGTGTATTAACTGAGATGCACGATTGTTTCAAGTCTGGTTCAGCAGCCGAGTTTACTCGGTACTTTCAACATGACTATTCCCTTATTCAATATGAATGGCGTCGAGTTGATTCAATCGATAGGAAACCTGTTCCTTCCAAAGACGTACCGCGCATGTCTTCCGATTCATACAGGACAGAATTCGATAAGGACGTAATATCAACTGAAGCAGAGTACTGGAATCTGCCTTTACGAATAACGACCCTATATACTCCTAAACCGCGACTTATCATAATCGGGGCGGGAAATGATGCCATACCTGTTGCCAGGCTTGCGAGGGTATCTGGATTTCATGTCATCATTGCTGATTGGAGAGAGGGTCTGTGTACGTCCGAACGGTTTCCGGGTGCAGATCTTGTTCTTGGTTTTCCCACTGAAATCGTGCCTGTGCTGAATATACGACGTGGGGATTATCTCTTGCTGATGAGTCATCAATTTCCGCGTGAACGTGAACTCTTGGAGCTGCTATCGGGAAGTGAATATGCCTATCTCGGTATTATGGGTTCCAGAACACGGACAGCACGACTATTGAATGATTTACCACCACTAACGAATCTCCATTCTCCCGTAGGTCTCAGCATCGGGGCAGAGGGTCCAGAAGAAATCGCCATTAGCATTGCTGCCGAACTGATTGCGTGCAAGCGCGCTTCTGAGACTGAAGACTACTCTGCTCAAAGGGGGAGTACACATGCGATTGACGGGCATTATGCTCGCCGCAGGTAA
- a CDS encoding FAD binding domain-containing protein: MVIPAYGSGAMPSVWQPEDMEELRMLRNRLNGSFCYAAGATLLRTQWEGGLVPSPEHMISLARIPGTSDVYLDGDRMVIGALTRLNRCITEGLFHHLPLLQEAVKTIAAPSIRNVATIGGNIVSGVGDTLPALLAYNAELQWMTDAGLEIRTLDSWLKGGRDGSRNPSDVLISIQIPLDKLPVSDLKNQEPDAREIAFYRKLGRRETFSASLVTIAFQGEIGTDGRWKKVAIAAGGGSGVAMRLPASEQLLLREKASLMQAEPLGRSASAEFVTYGDVFATEQYRKQTAGNLLGAGLWEALYR, translated from the coding sequence ATGGTAATACCAGCATATGGGTCAGGAGCGATGCCATCGGTATGGCAGCCGGAAGATATGGAAGAACTCCGAATGTTGAGGAACAGGCTGAACGGAAGCTTCTGCTACGCTGCTGGCGCAACATTGCTGCGTACCCAGTGGGAAGGCGGTCTTGTACCTTCACCGGAGCATATGATCAGTTTGGCCCGTATCCCAGGAACAAGTGACGTATATTTGGATGGAGATCGAATGGTGATCGGGGCCCTGACCCGATTGAATAGATGTATTACGGAAGGGTTATTTCATCATCTGCCCTTATTGCAAGAGGCTGTGAAAACGATAGCTGCGCCGTCCATTCGCAATGTAGCGACCATTGGCGGCAACATTGTATCTGGAGTTGGCGATACGTTACCCGCATTGCTCGCATACAACGCAGAACTGCAGTGGATGACGGACGCAGGGTTGGAAATCCGTACACTAGACTCCTGGTTAAAAGGGGGGCGTGACGGCAGTCGCAATCCAAGTGACGTGTTAATCTCGATCCAGATCCCGCTGGATAAGTTGCCTGTCTCTGATCTGAAGAACCAAGAGCCTGATGCGAGAGAAATTGCATTTTACCGCAAGCTGGGCAGGCGAGAGACATTTAGCGCATCTCTGGTAACCATTGCTTTTCAAGGAGAGATTGGTACAGATGGTCGTTGGAAAAAGGTTGCGATCGCTGCTGGCGGAGGGTCAGGTGTGGCCATGCGGTTACCTGCGTCGGAACAGCTGCTGCTTCGCGAAAAAGCTTCCCTTATGCAAGCAGAGCCGCTAGGAAGGAGTGCGTCTGCGGAATTTGTGACCTATGGCGATGTCTTTGCAACAGAACAATACCGCAAGCAGACTGCTGGCAATTTGCTGGGGGCTGGACTGTGGGAAGCACTATACCGTTGA
- a CDS encoding 5'-deoxyadenosine deaminase, giving the protein MGTILLKGAQLVTMNAEEDIFTGDLLIEDNKIKEIAEHIDVQADQVIDARGKVLLPGFIQTHIHLCQTLFRGRADDLELMDWLRQRIWPLEAAHDEESVYYSAMLGLGELISSGTTTILDMETVHHTDSAFQAMAQSGIRVISGKVMMDHGDEVPEPLRENTATSLQQSVDLLEKWNGFGGGRIQYAFCPRFVVSCTEELLVEVRDLSNKYHVKVHTHASENRGEIELVEHERGMRNIVYLDHIGLATPRLVLAHCVWLSEEEKEIIRKRGVKVTHCPGSNMKLSSGIAEIPDLLNRQIAVGIGADGAPCNNNLDMFQEMRLTALIQKVPHGPTIMDARTVLRMATMGGAEVLGLSKEIGSLEVGKKADMVLLDLDDFHTYPSYETDIYSRVVYSATRSCVDTVIIDGSIVLKNRKIQTIDRGIVLRESDKSIARLMKRI; this is encoded by the coding sequence ATGGGAACGATCCTGCTGAAGGGTGCACAGCTTGTCACGATGAATGCGGAAGAAGATATATTTACAGGGGATCTGCTGATCGAGGATAACAAAATCAAAGAGATTGCAGAGCATATCGACGTTCAGGCTGATCAGGTTATTGATGCCCGTGGCAAAGTTCTGCTGCCAGGCTTTATTCAGACACATATTCATTTGTGCCAGACACTCTTCCGCGGGCGTGCGGACGACCTGGAGCTCATGGATTGGCTTCGTCAGCGAATCTGGCCACTGGAGGCAGCGCATGATGAGGAATCCGTCTATTATTCGGCGATGCTTGGACTGGGCGAACTGATATCGAGTGGAACCACGACCATTTTGGATATGGAGACCGTGCATCACACGGATTCGGCTTTTCAGGCGATGGCACAGAGCGGCATTCGGGTGATATCTGGCAAGGTCATGATGGACCATGGCGACGAAGTGCCTGAACCGCTGCGTGAAAATACGGCAACCTCGCTGCAGCAAAGTGTTGATTTGCTGGAGAAATGGAATGGTTTCGGGGGCGGACGCATTCAGTATGCGTTTTGTCCGCGATTCGTTGTTTCCTGTACAGAGGAGCTGCTCGTTGAAGTACGTGATCTATCCAACAAATATCATGTGAAGGTGCATACGCATGCATCGGAGAATCGTGGCGAGATTGAACTGGTCGAACATGAACGCGGGATGCGTAACATTGTCTATCTGGATCATATCGGTCTGGCAACCCCACGTCTCGTCCTTGCACATTGTGTCTGGCTTAGTGAAGAGGAGAAGGAAATCATCCGCAAGCGAGGGGTAAAAGTGACCCACTGCCCCGGCTCGAATATGAAATTGTCATCGGGTATTGCAGAAATTCCTGACCTGCTTAACCGCCAGATCGCGGTGGGAATCGGTGCGGACGGCGCACCATGCAACAATAACCTGGATATGTTTCAGGAAATGCGTCTGACAGCATTAATTCAAAAGGTTCCTCATGGGCCTACGATCATGGATGCACGTACGGTTCTGCGCATGGCAACGATGGGTGGTGCCGAAGTGCTTGGTCTCTCGAAGGAAATTGGAAGTCTGGAAGTGGGCAAAAAGGCAGACATGGTGTTGTTGGATCTGGATGATTTCCATACGTATCCTTCATATGAGACCGATATTTATTCCCGTGTGGTGTACTCCGCGACTCGGAGCTGTGTGGACACGGTTATTATTGATGGAAGCATTGTGCTCAAAAACCGCAAGATCCAGACCATTGATCGTGGCATCGTGCTCCGCGAATCGGATAAGAGCATTGCGCGTTTGATGAAGAGAATCTGA
- a CDS encoding molybdopterin cofactor-binding domain-containing protein — protein MLLNRKHSGKRWHLRPDGIPKVTGQLQYLTDMTLPGMLYGRVLRSTYPYARILSIDTTEAEAMEGVYAVLTSKDVPGLNRFGIATPDQPVFCEDVVRYVGDALAAVAADSPERAALALGAIQVEYEELTPLDSTDAALAPDAPELHPHGPGNVLHRTEIKRGNVEQAFAACEHIVTETYYTPRQMHAYMETEGGLFVPDEEGRLNVYAATQHGYKDRMQLARIIGCPEEDIRVVSSPIGGSFGGKDELNVQPYGALLALTSGRPVKMHNSRKESVRAGLKRHPMKIEMQTGISREGIIQAHRVRITADTGAYATLGAPVLNFCTEHCLGPYSIPNVDVEGLSVYTNNGLSGEFRGFGGNQAIFAVEGQMDRLAEIMNMDPWEFRRRNMREKGDPGPLNQRILTTDGLSQVWEAMDRSELWQKHQHPQADPSQPPWIKRGVGAAIAMHGAGLGYGIPDPAGGRLSLNSEGKIEVAFSYEEFGQGLIATLEIMLCDLFQCSTSDLNIIIGDTDRVPHSGSSTASRSTTMAWMALQRLQTPFRSRVLSAASALSGIPADELVTGPGGVWRKGQLPSTDVETESLEQLSPAQAAGASHIQGKGTSSPSTDTDMTSGFVTAYSDLAGQGTAEEWVFDTHFDYPTTPDHVVGGHYLYTYAAVAAEVEVNTLTGESKLLDTRHVVAAGPVINPMGFIGQIEGGSVMALGFTLTEDAVMQDSRYLTTNLDTYLIPTIRDIHTNLEVEAIEDLPEGDPFGPRGIGEIGSVALAPAITAAIHQATGVWVNRLPVPREQLVQSLHVPLQEGVSPS, from the coding sequence ATGCTGCTGAATCGGAAACATAGCGGAAAACGGTGGCACTTGAGACCGGACGGAATTCCAAAGGTAACAGGACAACTCCAGTATCTGACGGATATGACGCTGCCCGGAATGCTTTATGGGAGAGTTCTGCGCAGCACCTATCCTTATGCTCGCATTCTGTCTATAGATACTACAGAAGCAGAGGCTATGGAGGGAGTGTATGCTGTCCTTACCTCCAAAGACGTACCTGGCCTGAATCGTTTCGGGATTGCAACGCCTGACCAGCCTGTATTTTGTGAAGATGTTGTACGTTATGTCGGTGATGCCCTTGCGGCAGTAGCTGCGGATTCCCCGGAACGGGCAGCACTGGCACTCGGTGCAATCCAAGTGGAGTATGAGGAGCTTACTCCGCTGGACAGCACGGATGCAGCACTCGCTCCTGACGCACCGGAGCTGCATCCACATGGACCGGGCAATGTGCTGCATCGCACCGAAATTAAACGCGGGAATGTGGAGCAGGCTTTTGCGGCCTGTGAACATATTGTCACGGAAACGTATTACACACCTCGTCAAATGCACGCTTATATGGAGACAGAAGGCGGCCTGTTTGTCCCGGATGAAGAAGGAAGGCTTAATGTCTACGCAGCCACGCAGCACGGGTACAAGGACCGGATGCAGCTGGCTCGGATTATCGGTTGTCCTGAGGAAGATATCCGCGTCGTGTCGTCTCCCATTGGCGGTTCTTTCGGGGGGAAAGACGAATTAAACGTGCAGCCATATGGCGCACTTCTAGCATTGACCAGCGGACGTCCCGTGAAAATGCACAATTCCCGCAAAGAATCCGTTCGTGCAGGTCTGAAGCGGCATCCGATGAAAATTGAAATGCAGACGGGAATCAGTCGCGAAGGCATCATTCAAGCTCACCGGGTTCGCATTACGGCAGATACAGGAGCGTACGCCACACTTGGAGCACCTGTGCTGAACTTCTGCACGGAGCATTGTCTAGGCCCTTACTCCATCCCCAATGTGGATGTGGAAGGCTTGTCTGTTTACACCAACAATGGGCTATCAGGTGAATTCCGCGGATTTGGTGGGAATCAGGCTATCTTTGCAGTGGAAGGCCAAATGGATCGACTCGCTGAGATCATGAATATGGACCCTTGGGAGTTTCGCAGACGGAACATGAGGGAAAAGGGTGACCCTGGTCCGTTAAATCAGAGAATTCTGACTACAGATGGACTGTCACAGGTATGGGAAGCCATGGATCGTTCTGAATTATGGCAAAAGCATCAGCATCCCCAGGCAGATCCTTCTCAGCCCCCATGGATCAAGCGCGGCGTAGGAGCTGCAATTGCCATGCATGGTGCCGGATTGGGTTACGGGATCCCGGATCCGGCAGGAGGCCGCCTATCCCTTAATTCCGAAGGGAAAATAGAAGTGGCTTTCAGTTACGAAGAATTTGGCCAGGGGTTGATCGCTACATTGGAGATCATGCTCTGTGATCTGTTCCAATGCAGTACTTCGGATCTGAATATCATCATTGGCGATACGGATCGGGTTCCTCACAGTGGCTCGAGCACCGCTTCACGTTCGACAACGATGGCCTGGATGGCTCTGCAGCGATTGCAGACCCCGTTCCGTTCCAGAGTCCTATCAGCCGCTTCGGCCTTGTCGGGCATTCCGGCTGATGAACTGGTGACAGGACCTGGTGGTGTATGGCGTAAAGGCCAACTGCCTAGTACTGATGTAGAGACGGAATCATTGGAACAGCTGTCACCAGCGCAAGCGGCGGGAGCATCGCATATTCAAGGTAAAGGGACGTCTTCTCCATCTACTGACACGGACATGACTTCCGGCTTTGTTACGGCCTACTCAGATTTGGCGGGTCAGGGCACAGCGGAAGAATGGGTATTTGATACTCATTTCGATTATCCAACCACGCCAGACCATGTCGTGGGCGGACACTATCTATATACGTATGCCGCGGTTGCCGCAGAGGTAGAAGTGAACACGTTAACCGGAGAATCCAAATTGCTCGATACACGTCATGTGGTAGCTGCGGGCCCCGTCATTAATCCGATGGGCTTCATTGGACAGATCGAAGGTGGAAGTGTGATGGCACTCGGGTTTACGTTAACGGAGGATGCTGTCATGCAGGATAGTCGATATCTTACGACTAATCTGGATACGTATTTGATTCCAACAATCCGGGATATTCATACCAATCTGGAGGTTGAGGCCATTGAAGACCTCCCCGAAGGAGATCCTTTTGGACCGAGAGGGATTGGCGAGATTGGTTCTGTGGCACTCGCGCCGGCAATCACTGCAGCAATTCATCAGGCAACCGGGGTGTGGGTGAATCGATTGCCGGTTCCGCGCGAACAACTGGTTCAATCACTACATGTACCTTTACAGGAAGGGGTGAGTCCCTCATGA
- a CDS encoding nucleotidyltransferase family protein, with protein sequence MRLTGIMLAAGKSTRLGRDKLAVAMPDGRALAAWSLQAALDSELEQVICVVKPEDSLEWLPENVLHATVNSSNYRNETKLQIAASTEYSSGMAASLQCGLKEAKEYGAEGVMILLADQPLIRAQDINQVSAALALNTQSDYAAAVDGEGLKPPIAFRSHMFNHLLALVGDEGARKIMRNDNFSGTQVNLPDFCFWDADTEAELKRIMDYVNESAQMK encoded by the coding sequence ATGCGATTGACGGGCATTATGCTCGCCGCAGGTAAGAGTACCCGTCTTGGCCGAGATAAATTAGCAGTAGCTATGCCGGATGGGAGAGCTTTGGCGGCCTGGTCGCTTCAAGCGGCTCTCGATTCTGAACTGGAACAGGTCATCTGTGTGGTGAAACCGGAGGATTCCTTGGAATGGCTCCCCGAGAATGTACTCCACGCAACAGTGAATTCATCTAACTATAGGAACGAGACTAAGCTCCAAATTGCTGCCAGTACAGAATATTCTTCTGGAATGGCCGCATCGCTTCAATGTGGACTCAAGGAAGCCAAGGAATACGGGGCAGAAGGTGTAATGATTCTTTTGGCGGACCAGCCTTTAATAAGGGCGCAGGATATTAATCAGGTTTCGGCTGCACTTGCATTGAACACACAGTCTGATTATGCAGCTGCTGTGGACGGCGAGGGGCTAAAGCCTCCTATTGCCTTTCGCTCTCATATGTTTAATCACCTCCTTGCTCTTGTCGGAGATGAGGGTGCGAGGAAGATTATGCGTAATGACAACTTCTCTGGAACTCAGGTAAACTTGCCTGACTTTTGTTTCTGGGACGCTGATACGGAGGCTGAACTGAAACGCATCATGGATTATGTAAATGAATCAGCTCAAATGAAGTAA
- a CDS encoding pyridoxal-phosphate-dependent aminotransferase family protein, translating into MSSYRELSPSLRTIMTPGPVEVDPRVLRALSFPILGQFDPEFTSLMNETMVMLRELYMTNNEWCYPVDGTSRSGIEAVLVSLIQPGDKVLVPIYGRFGHLLVEISERCGAEVVFIETTWGSVFDPEEVIKAIHAHKPDIVAMVHGETSTGQMQPLAEIGKVCRELDLLLVVDAVATIGGTPVKTDAWYLDAVMGGTQKCLSVPSGMAPLTYNSRVEKKLMSRKTVERGLRDATSARAEGRTIASNYFDLSQLQDYWSSARLNHHTEATSMLYGLHEGLRILLQEGLEARFERHRINESALVAGIQGMGLQIYGDMSSKLPVVTCIHIPEGIDGESVRSMLLHDFGIEIASSFGPLKGKIWRIGTMGFSCQRKNVLHVLGALEAVLLRHRHGLPAGEAVQAALDVYAGKEEALC; encoded by the coding sequence ATGTCCAGCTATAGAGAATTATCTCCGTCCTTGCGAACCATCATGACACCGGGACCAGTTGAAGTCGACCCCCGAGTTCTAAGGGCTTTGTCCTTCCCGATCCTTGGGCAGTTTGATCCGGAGTTTACGTCCCTGATGAATGAAACGATGGTCATGCTGCGTGAATTATACATGACGAACAATGAGTGGTGTTATCCGGTAGATGGCACCTCACGTTCCGGCATTGAAGCCGTGTTGGTTAGTTTGATCCAGCCGGGGGATAAGGTATTGGTCCCTATATACGGACGGTTTGGACATTTGCTTGTAGAAATATCAGAGCGCTGCGGTGCGGAAGTTGTATTTATTGAAACGACTTGGGGATCGGTCTTTGATCCGGAAGAAGTGATCAAGGCCATTCACGCTCATAAGCCGGATATTGTGGCCATGGTTCATGGAGAGACTTCCACCGGCCAGATGCAGCCCCTCGCCGAGATCGGCAAAGTATGCCGTGAATTGGATCTTCTTCTCGTTGTTGATGCGGTTGCCACCATAGGTGGTACGCCCGTTAAGACGGATGCCTGGTATCTGGATGCGGTAATGGGCGGAACGCAGAAGTGTTTATCCGTTCCTTCCGGCATGGCCCCATTGACATATAACAGCCGTGTGGAGAAAAAATTGATGAGTCGGAAAACAGTCGAACGCGGACTCCGTGACGCGACAAGCGCGAGAGCAGAGGGACGAACCATTGCAAGCAACTATTTTGACTTGAGTCAGCTGCAGGATTATTGGAGTTCTGCCCGGCTGAATCATCATACAGAAGCTACATCGATGCTCTACGGTTTACATGAAGGTTTGCGAATTCTGCTTCAGGAAGGACTGGAAGCCCGTTTCGAGCGGCATCGGATTAACGAAAGTGCGCTCGTCGCCGGAATTCAGGGTATGGGGCTTCAAATTTATGGAGACATGTCCAGCAAACTTCCGGTAGTTACGTGTATCCATATTCCGGAAGGGATCGATGGTGAATCGGTACGAAGCATGCTTCTACATGATTTCGGCATCGAAATTGCGAGTTCATTTGGTCCTCTTAAAGGGAAAATCTGGCGAATTGGAACGATGGGCTTCAGCTGTCAGCGCAAAAACGTACTGCATGTGCTTGGTGCACTGGAGGCGGTTCTTCTCCGTCATCGCCATGGTTTACCTGCGGGTGAGGCAGTGCAGGCAGCACTCGACGTGTACGCTGGAAAGGAGGAAGCCTTATGTTAA
- the glpX gene encoding class II fructose-bisphosphatase: MERELALEIVRVTELAALASAPWMGRGDKNSADEAATLAMRAMFDSVSIRGTVVIGEGEMDEAPMLYIGEEVGNAEGPEVDVAVDPLEGTEIVAKGLNNALSVIAVAGKGNLLHAPDMYMEKLAVGPALVGKVSIEDPVEVTLEKAAAALNKNISDLTVMILDRTRHESTIKTLRKVGVRIKFLSDGDVAGAMAPAFPEAGIDLYVGSGGAPEGVLAAAALSCLGGEIQGRLMPANADEFQRCLQMGIDNPYKVLTMQDMIGTEDVIFAATGVTPGEILGGVRYLADDRAETDSIVMRAKTKTIRYIRSVHFLPNKEVLHKVRKLQATPEPSDRIQSPAKIVEQAEFSQSSVNHSVLT; this comes from the coding sequence ATGGAACGCGAACTGGCGTTGGAAATTGTCCGAGTAACAGAATTGGCTGCGTTAGCTTCAGCCCCCTGGATGGGACGAGGTGACAAGAACAGTGCAGATGAAGCGGCTACTTTGGCCATGCGCGCCATGTTCGATTCCGTGTCCATTCGCGGCACGGTGGTAATCGGTGAAGGAGAAATGGACGAAGCACCCATGTTGTACATCGGCGAGGAAGTGGGTAACGCTGAAGGACCTGAAGTTGACGTTGCTGTAGATCCTCTTGAAGGTACAGAAATTGTGGCCAAGGGACTGAACAACGCTTTATCGGTTATTGCAGTGGCGGGAAAAGGAAACCTGCTCCATGCACCGGATATGTATATGGAGAAACTGGCTGTAGGTCCAGCACTGGTCGGCAAGGTCAGCATCGAAGACCCGGTTGAGGTTACGCTAGAGAAAGCAGCTGCCGCACTGAACAAAAACATTTCGGATCTGACTGTCATGATCCTGGACCGTACACGGCATGAGAGCACGATTAAAACGCTGCGCAAGGTTGGCGTACGAATCAAGTTCCTCAGTGACGGCGACGTAGCGGGTGCCATGGCGCCTGCATTCCCCGAGGCAGGCATTGACTTATACGTCGGTTCTGGCGGAGCTCCTGAAGGCGTGCTGGCTGCAGCTGCACTCTCTTGCCTGGGAGGCGAAATACAAGGCCGCTTAATGCCGGCCAATGCAGACGAGTTCCAGCGATGCCTGCAGATGGGCATTGATAATCCTTACAAAGTCTTAACGATGCAGGACATGATCGGTACCGAAGATGTTATTTTCGCTGCAACGGGTGTAACGCCAGGAGAGATATTGGGCGGTGTGCGTTATCTTGCAGATGACCGTGCTGAGACAGATTCCATTGTTATGCGTGCCAAAACCAAAACGATCCGTTACATTCGCTCCGTACATTTCCTGCCCAACAAGGAAGTGCTGCACAAGGTACGGAAACTGCAAGCCACGCCGGAACCCTCAGATCGCATCCAAAGCCCGGCTAAAATAGTAGAACAGGCAGAGTTCAGCCAATCTTCAGTTAATCATAGTGTGTTGACGTAG
- a CDS encoding (2Fe-2S)-binding protein produces MSKPLGNIWSAVVNGEEKRLDIAQTTRLVDVLRSHLNLTGTKVSCEVGRCGACMVLIDGEPVNSCLIMAYQCEGSEITTIEGLHGEQEGSLHPIQQAFVEEGGFQCGYCTPGMVIATKALLDHHPQPTQEQIETGLCGNLCRCTGYGGIIRAVCKASESSEETKAI; encoded by the coding sequence ATGAGCAAGCCGCTAGGTAACATCTGGTCAGCAGTAGTGAATGGGGAAGAGAAGCGTCTTGACATTGCTCAAACAACCCGGCTGGTGGATGTGCTTCGATCTCATCTGAATCTGACCGGAACCAAGGTGTCCTGTGAAGTTGGTCGCTGCGGTGCGTGCATGGTGCTTATAGATGGAGAGCCGGTCAACTCCTGCCTGATTATGGCTTATCAATGTGAAGGAAGTGAAATTACGACCATTGAAGGGCTACATGGTGAGCAGGAAGGGAGTCTGCATCCGATACAGCAGGCCTTTGTAGAAGAGGGCGGGTTTCAATGCGGTTATTGTACACCAGGGATGGTCATTGCCACCAAAGCACTGCTTGATCATCATCCCCAGCCTACACAGGAACAGATCGAAACGGGATTATGCGGCAATCTGTGCCGCTGCACCGGATATGGAGGAATTATAAGAGCAGTATGTAAGGCAAGTGAGAGTAGTGAGGAAACGAAGGCAATTTAG